One Aliidiomarina minuta genomic region harbors:
- a CDS encoding SAM-dependent methyltransferase: MAESERALAAPESANWLDKLSRELGLKVLGYAQHGHLTLVEQGEVIGEYGHAEAEPRARIEVHHPRMFRRFLFDGDIGAGESFTDGDWSSPDLLAVIRFFAANLQAMDKISARFGWITWPFQKLSYLTRGNNKKQARKNIISHYDLGNDLYTRFLDQRMQYSSAIYPHPQANLEEAQQEKLHRLCQMLDLQPDDHLLEIGTGWGGLAIFAAQEYGCKVTTTTISDAQFDYAKERVDALGLSQQITLLKQDYRDLEGRFDKLVSVEMIEAVGEKYLPGFFRKCSDLLKENGRLVIQAITIADQRAQAYNRDVDFIQRHIFPGGYLPSIELMSRLLKSKTDLVLRELDDIGLDYAKTLSDWRQRFNSRRSELNGLGYDDRFFRLWNYYLCYCEGGFSERRVSAVQFTATKPADKGALRKLTSNA; this comes from the coding sequence ATGGCTGAAAGTGAACGAGCGCTAGCGGCTCCAGAGTCAGCAAACTGGTTAGATAAGTTAAGTCGCGAATTGGGGCTTAAAGTACTTGGTTATGCGCAGCATGGCCACCTGACGCTGGTCGAACAGGGTGAAGTCATTGGTGAGTATGGTCATGCCGAAGCAGAACCTCGCGCTCGCATTGAGGTTCATCACCCACGCATGTTTCGCCGTTTCTTATTTGACGGTGACATAGGCGCTGGCGAGTCCTTTACCGACGGTGACTGGAGTAGCCCTGATTTGTTGGCTGTGATTCGTTTCTTTGCGGCGAACCTGCAGGCAATGGATAAAATCAGTGCACGTTTTGGCTGGATTACCTGGCCTTTTCAGAAACTGAGCTATCTGACTCGTGGCAATAATAAAAAGCAGGCACGCAAAAATATCATTTCCCATTATGATCTGGGCAATGATCTCTATACCCGTTTTCTGGACCAGCGCATGCAATATTCCAGCGCTATCTATCCACACCCTCAGGCAAACCTCGAAGAAGCTCAGCAGGAAAAATTGCATCGACTTTGTCAGATGCTGGATTTGCAGCCCGATGACCATCTACTAGAAATAGGCACTGGCTGGGGCGGACTGGCTATTTTTGCCGCGCAGGAATATGGCTGTAAAGTTACTACGACGACGATTTCCGATGCCCAGTTTGATTATGCCAAAGAGCGTGTTGACGCTTTGGGACTGAGCCAGCAAATAACCTTGTTAAAACAGGATTACCGGGATTTGGAAGGGCGTTTTGATAAGCTGGTTTCGGTCGAGATGATTGAAGCCGTGGGTGAGAAGTATTTGCCCGGTTTTTTCCGCAAATGTAGTGATTTATTGAAAGAAAACGGCCGTCTGGTAATTCAGGCTATTACCATTGCTGATCAACGGGCACAGGCTTACAACCGTGATGTTGATTTTATTCAGCGACATATATTTCCTGGTGGCTACCTGCCTTCTATTGAACTAATGAGTCGTTTATTGAAGAGTAAAACCGACCTGGTGCTTCGTGAGTTGGATGATATTGGCCTGGATTATGCGAAAACGCTAAGCGACTGGCGGCAGCGTTTTAACAGTCGTCGCAGTGAATTAAATGGCCTGGGGTATGATGATCGCTTTTTCAGACTGTGGAATTACTACCTTTGTTACTGCGAAGGAGGTTTCAGCGAGCGTCGGGTTAGTGCAGTGCAGTTCACAGCAACTAAACCTGCTGATAAGGGGGCCTTACGAAAACTCACCTCCAACGCCTGA
- a CDS encoding DUF1365 domain-containing protein — MNSAIYLGKVRHRRFVPRRHDFNYELVQWWFALDELEQVNRQSRWLSTGDRFAPLSFRPQDYLRGLWKPESATLTEAVIAKMSALAETPLAGKVYFLGNIRCWGMFFSPLNCYFLQQEDGSYSHMMAEVSNTPWLERHYYLVDLANQKPTDKAFHVSPFNPMDMRYQWKIKQPGKAQFVHIEAHREEREFDATLLLSRVELNQEHIKSVLRKHPVMTLSIVTGIYWQALKLFIKKVPFYGHPPAKK, encoded by the coding sequence ATGAACAGCGCTATTTATCTTGGCAAAGTACGGCATCGCCGCTTTGTGCCGCGGCGCCATGATTTCAATTATGAGCTGGTGCAGTGGTGGTTTGCACTGGATGAACTGGAGCAGGTGAATCGCCAAAGCCGCTGGCTCAGCACTGGCGACAGGTTCGCACCGTTGAGTTTTCGGCCACAAGATTATTTGCGCGGACTGTGGAAGCCGGAGTCGGCGACGCTTACTGAGGCGGTTATTGCAAAGATGTCTGCTTTAGCGGAGACTCCTCTGGCGGGTAAAGTTTATTTTCTCGGCAATATTCGTTGCTGGGGCATGTTTTTTAGCCCCTTAAACTGTTACTTCCTGCAACAGGAAGACGGTTCTTATAGCCATATGATGGCTGAAGTCAGTAATACTCCCTGGCTGGAAAGGCATTATTATCTGGTGGATTTAGCCAACCAGAAACCGACCGACAAAGCTTTTCATGTATCCCCATTTAATCCCATGGACATGCGTTATCAGTGGAAGATAAAACAACCAGGTAAAGCTCAGTTTGTACATATTGAAGCCCACCGTGAGGAGCGTGAATTTGACGCTACTTTGCTGTTATCTCGTGTCGAGCTGAACCAAGAACACATAAAAAGCGTATTAAGAAAACATCCGGTCATGACGTTAAGCATTGTGACCGGAATTTATTGGCAGGCATTAAAGCTGTTTATTAAAAAAGTACCTTTTTATGGTCATCCGCCGGCAAAAAAATAA
- a CDS encoding NAD(P)/FAD-dependent oxidoreductase — protein MKIAVVGSGISGLTTAYLLHKEHEVEVFEANDYIGGHTATVDIEESDGSSLAIDTGFIVFNDRTYPRFRHLMRELGVAWQDAEMSFSVHNPDTGLEYNGHTLGSMFAQKRNYFRPSFYRMLADILRFNKAAKKALQEEGAALDERTLDDFVNELNVGSLFRGNYLYPMCAAIWSASLQEAARFPLGFFLRFFMNHGLLNVQDRPQWAVIKGGSRSYIPALTAGFKDNIYLNCRIQSITRSEQGVQLHLGDGSIREFDEVVLACHSDQALQLLADPSEAESGILGAIPYQPNEVVLHTDTNLLPKRRAAWASWNYLLPKGEHKTAQLSSVTYDMNILQSLDTKQTYCVTLNNTAMIDDSKILRRFVYQHPVYSLQSLAARARRTEICGQNRTHFCGAYWYNGFHEDGVHSAFDVAHRFNLMPRVAELEQD, from the coding sequence ATGAAAATTGCCGTTGTCGGAAGTGGTATTTCCGGGCTAACCACTGCTTACCTGTTACACAAAGAGCACGAGGTTGAGGTTTTTGAAGCCAATGATTACATAGGTGGCCATACAGCCACTGTTGATATAGAAGAATCAGATGGCTCTTCTCTGGCCATTGATACTGGTTTTATTGTATTCAATGACCGCACTTACCCCAGGTTTCGTCATTTGATGCGTGAACTGGGGGTTGCCTGGCAGGACGCTGAAATGAGTTTTAGCGTACATAATCCGGATACCGGGCTGGAATACAATGGCCATACCCTGGGCAGCATGTTTGCTCAGAAGCGTAACTATTTCAGACCTTCTTTTTACCGTATGTTGGCAGACATTCTGCGTTTTAATAAAGCGGCTAAAAAAGCCTTGCAGGAAGAGGGCGCCGCCCTGGATGAACGCACGCTGGATGATTTTGTTAATGAATTAAACGTGGGGTCATTGTTTCGGGGCAATTATCTGTACCCTATGTGCGCCGCCATCTGGTCGGCGAGTTTGCAGGAAGCCGCACGTTTTCCTCTTGGTTTCTTCCTGCGCTTCTTTATGAATCATGGCTTACTGAACGTTCAGGACAGGCCCCAATGGGCGGTTATAAAAGGCGGTTCCCGCTCTTATATACCAGCGCTGACGGCGGGTTTTAAAGATAATATTTATCTGAATTGCAGAATACAAAGTATTACGCGTTCTGAGCAGGGCGTGCAACTTCATCTTGGTGATGGAAGCATCCGTGAGTTTGATGAAGTGGTGCTGGCCTGTCACAGTGATCAGGCACTGCAGTTGCTGGCCGACCCCAGTGAAGCTGAGTCCGGTATTTTAGGCGCTATTCCTTATCAGCCTAATGAAGTGGTATTGCACACAGATACTAACTTGCTGCCGAAGCGTCGCGCCGCCTGGGCCAGCTGGAATTATCTGCTACCGAAGGGTGAACATAAAACAGCCCAGTTAAGCTCGGTCACTTACGACATGAATATTCTGCAGAGCCTGGATACGAAGCAGACTTATTGTGTCACTTTGAATAACACCGCTATGATCGACGACAGTAAAATTCTGCGTCGATTTGTTTATCAGCACCCTGTGTATAGTCTGCAATCACTCGCGGCCCGAGCCCGTCGTACTGAAATATGCGGTCAGAACAGGACTCACTTTTGCGGTGCCTATTGGTATAACGGTTTTCATGAAGATGGCGTACACAGCGCTTTTGATGTGGCCCATCGTTTTAACCTGATGCCGAGAGTGGCAGAGTTGGAGCAGGATTGA
- a CDS encoding DUF2878 domain-containing protein, with the protein MSAVWGREDWLWATSLMVVVLYASAYKYLWQQRKALLVIITVGLIAEYLVVALGLITFTGTDYLPVWLVLLWVGFSAMALVVFGWLGQRYWLAAVAGIIFGPITYFAGVRLGAAEMLTNPWLVGTAYSFIWALLMMLILYFINSANKESFK; encoded by the coding sequence TTGTCCGCAGTCTGGGGCAGGGAAGACTGGTTATGGGCTACCTCATTAATGGTCGTTGTTTTGTATGCCAGCGCTTATAAATACTTGTGGCAGCAGCGTAAAGCGCTCTTAGTAATCATTACTGTGGGATTGATAGCTGAATATCTTGTGGTCGCCCTGGGCTTGATTACCTTCACGGGCACTGACTATTTACCAGTCTGGCTGGTATTACTGTGGGTGGGCTTTAGCGCGATGGCTCTGGTGGTATTTGGCTGGCTCGGCCAGCGTTATTGGTTAGCCGCTGTGGCCGGCATTATCTTTGGCCCCATTACTTATTTTGCCGGTGTTCGTCTGGGTGCCGCTGAAATGTTAACTAACCCCTGGCTGGTCGGAACTGCTTATTCATTTATCTGGGCATTGTTAATGATGCTCATCCTGTACTTTATTAACAGCGCGAACAAGGAGAGCTTCAAATGA
- a CDS encoding DUF3833 domain-containing protein: MINYIRNGLLVLSLFLVVACSASISDYEGETPELKLEEFFNGSLVAHGMVQNRQGKVTQRFTATMEGTWDGNEGVLDEMFYWDDGREEQRVWYLTKTGEKTYEGRASDVVGVAEGQVEGNALHWVYQLEVDIDGRGMTLTLDDWMYLLDEDRIINRTEMRYFGVRVGDITLYIERLDG; the protein is encoded by the coding sequence ATGATTAATTATATACGCAACGGCCTGTTGGTATTAAGCCTGTTTTTAGTGGTGGCCTGTTCCGCCAGTATCAGTGACTACGAAGGAGAGACACCGGAGCTCAAATTAGAGGAGTTTTTTAACGGCTCTCTGGTCGCTCATGGCATGGTGCAGAACCGACAGGGCAAAGTAACTCAGCGTTTTACCGCTACTATGGAAGGTACCTGGGATGGTAATGAGGGCGTGCTGGACGAAATGTTTTACTGGGATGATGGACGTGAAGAACAACGCGTATGGTATCTCACTAAAACTGGCGAGAAGACCTATGAAGGCCGTGCCAGCGATGTTGTGGGGGTCGCTGAAGGCCAGGTTGAAGGTAATGCATTACACTGGGTTTATCAGCTGGAAGTAGATATAGATGGTCGGGGAATGACCCTGACCCTGGATGACTGGATGTATCTGCTGGACGAGGACAGAATCATTAACCGTACAGAAATGCGTTATTTCGGTGTCCGGGTAGGTGATATTACTTTGTATATTGAACGATTAGATGGATAA
- the phrB gene encoding deoxyribodipyrimidine photo-lyase, with protein MTAVVWFRQDLRIADNDALHQACANHEQVVAVFTITEKQWQEHDWAPIKRDLLQRQLNYLQQDLAEKGVPLVILSCDYFRQLPAELLQLCQKRGAAALYANRDYPLHEVRRDRAVNAWLQRHGMECHWFDSNLLVKPGQVKTLNGTYYKKFTPFFKAWLKVLDADGIDAPQSLAGQRPKINNVHSIELAGEKKNSAAWAGSEHVVRDRLSRFLREEVNQYKTSRDVPALDATSRLSPFWELGVIAPRAAARLLQSQSPDFPYGLNEGPHTWLSELAWREFYQHLMWHVPKLSYGQAFQEYTEAYPWRHDQSDFKRWTEGRTGFPIVDAGMRQLLQEGWMHNRVRMIVANFLCKDLHIDWRWGERYFMQQLIDGSFAANNGGWQWSASTGTDAVPYFRVFNPTRQSQQVDPDGQYIRKWVKELEQVPVKHIHAPSEYLRARGETDYPLPMVEHKDARERFISTFKGLKNEK; from the coding sequence ATGACAGCGGTAGTATGGTTTCGCCAGGATTTAAGAATTGCTGACAATGATGCCTTGCATCAGGCCTGTGCCAATCACGAGCAGGTAGTTGCGGTATTTACAATCACCGAAAAACAGTGGCAAGAGCATGATTGGGCCCCTATAAAGCGTGATTTACTGCAGCGGCAACTGAATTATCTGCAACAGGATTTGGCTGAAAAGGGCGTTCCTTTAGTCATACTGAGCTGCGATTACTTCCGCCAGTTGCCAGCCGAACTGCTGCAATTGTGTCAGAAGAGGGGAGCTGCAGCGCTTTATGCAAACAGAGACTATCCTTTACATGAAGTGCGTCGTGACCGGGCCGTGAATGCCTGGTTACAGCGCCATGGCATGGAATGCCACTGGTTTGACAGTAATCTGTTGGTTAAACCGGGTCAGGTAAAAACACTCAACGGTACCTATTATAAAAAGTTCACGCCTTTTTTTAAGGCCTGGTTAAAGGTGTTAGATGCGGATGGCATCGATGCCCCGCAATCGTTGGCAGGGCAGAGACCTAAGATTAATAATGTGCACAGCATTGAACTCGCTGGTGAGAAGAAAAACAGTGCAGCCTGGGCAGGCAGCGAGCATGTGGTAAGAGATAGATTGAGCCGTTTTCTGCGTGAAGAGGTTAATCAGTATAAGACCAGTCGTGACGTGCCAGCGCTGGATGCAACTTCCCGTCTGTCACCTTTCTGGGAGTTAGGAGTGATTGCTCCGCGAGCCGCAGCGCGGTTGTTGCAGTCACAATCTCCGGATTTTCCTTACGGACTTAATGAAGGACCTCATACCTGGCTTAGCGAACTGGCCTGGCGCGAGTTTTATCAGCATTTAATGTGGCATGTGCCAAAGCTTTCTTATGGCCAGGCGTTTCAGGAGTATACCGAAGCGTATCCGTGGCGCCATGATCAGAGTGATTTTAAACGCTGGACTGAAGGTCGAACGGGTTTTCCTATTGTGGATGCAGGTATGCGGCAACTATTACAGGAAGGCTGGATGCACAATAGAGTGCGTATGATAGTTGCTAACTTTTTGTGTAAGGATTTGCATATTGACTGGCGCTGGGGCGAACGCTACTTCATGCAGCAGTTAATTGACGGTAGCTTTGCCGCTAATAACGGTGGCTGGCAGTGGAGTGCTTCGACTGGTACTGATGCGGTGCCGTATTTCCGCGTTTTTAACCCGACCCGTCAAAGCCAGCAGGTTGATCCTGATGGTCAGTACATCCGTAAATGGGTTAAAGAGTTGGAACAGGTCCCGGTTAAACATATTCACGCCCCATCTGAATACTTAAGGGCGCGTGGAGAGACCGATTATCCTTTACCCATGGTCGAGCATAAAGACGCTCGAGAGCGTTTTATCTCTACATTCAAAGGGTTGAAAAATGAAAAATAA
- a CDS encoding nuclear transport factor 2 family protein gives MKNKELLSALKEFYEEMDKGKLNELDKFYHKDVIFRDPVQQVDGLKDLESYLAHSMENIDYCRFAFEDEVIGDDSAFLSWQMRFAHPKIMDGAEIVVPGVTHIIFDDEENSIRQHIDYYDMGALVYEHVPVLGWLTGKVKNRMKPE, from the coding sequence ATGAAAAATAAAGAACTATTGAGCGCACTGAAAGAGTTTTATGAAGAGATGGATAAAGGCAAGTTAAACGAGCTGGATAAATTCTACCATAAAGATGTTATTTTTCGCGATCCCGTGCAGCAGGTCGACGGCCTCAAAGACCTTGAAAGCTATCTCGCGCACAGCATGGAGAATATCGATTATTGTCGTTTTGCCTTTGAAGACGAAGTTATCGGTGATGACAGCGCTTTTTTAAGCTGGCAGATGCGCTTTGCGCATCCCAAAATAATGGACGGCGCTGAAATTGTAGTGCCTGGCGTTACCCATATTATTTTTGACGACGAAGAGAACAGTATTCGCCAGCATATCGATTATTACGATATGGGCGCTCTGGTTTATGAGCATGTGCCTGTACTGGGCTGGCTCACAGGCAAGGTCAAAAACCGGATGAAGCCCGAATGA
- a CDS encoding DUF3912 family protein, whose amino-acid sequence MSGVCFFYNSPQFLGQSVYIKRGKNQGKMGRVVRELSDEYYEVSHGDFDAEVLKVHRSDFLVHRYRRVKMPVDRS is encoded by the coding sequence ATGAGTGGAGTGTGTTTTTTCTACAATAGCCCACAATTTCTTGGACAATCCGTGTACATTAAACGTGGCAAAAATCAGGGCAAAATGGGGCGAGTGGTGCGTGAGCTGTCAGATGAGTATTACGAAGTCTCTCATGGTGACTTTGATGCTGAGGTCCTGAAAGTGCACCGTAGTGACTTTCTGGTGCATCGTTATCGGCGGGTGAAAATGCCAGTTGATAGAAGCTGA
- a CDS encoding chalcone isomerase family protein translates to MTGLKMVAAALVFAGGLGAFPAYASQCTPEVTQELTKIGSTRLRVMLFRVYDAELMTDSGRYPEAEQVALRLDYLRSIKADTLVDTTEDEWEKLGYSIGDNERQWLSELRDMWPDVKSGDCLVAYHENGAGIRFYSADGELGKIASNAFATQFFAIWLDENSSYRRNRDELLGER, encoded by the coding sequence ATGACTGGATTAAAGATGGTAGCTGCTGCTCTGGTGTTTGCTGGTGGCCTGGGCGCATTTCCCGCATATGCAAGTCAGTGTACCCCAGAGGTAACTCAGGAACTGACAAAGATAGGTTCCACTCGCTTACGGGTTATGTTGTTTCGCGTTTATGACGCTGAGTTAATGACAGATAGCGGACGTTACCCTGAAGCTGAACAGGTGGCATTACGACTCGATTATCTGCGCAGCATCAAAGCTGACACTCTGGTAGATACCACCGAAGACGAGTGGGAAAAGCTTGGATATAGCATTGGCGACAACGAACGTCAGTGGTTAAGTGAATTGCGTGATATGTGGCCGGATGTAAAAAGCGGTGATTGTTTGGTGGCTTATCATGAAAACGGCGCTGGGATACGTTTTTACAGTGCCGATGGCGAATTAGGAAAAATAGCAAGCAATGCATTCGCCACGCAGTTTTTTGCTATCTGGTTAGATGAAAACTCGAGTTACCGTCGTAACCGGGATGAGTTACTGGGAGAACGATAA
- a CDS encoding SDR family NAD(P)-dependent oxidoreductase — protein MKILITGATSGIGAQLVKDYSAEGHEVIACGRSQDKLDTLTQSVTGELSTLRFDVTQDSECESALRGLTGLDVVILNAGVCEYIDDAQHFEAALVKRVFDANFFGVVYCAQALLPQLESGSKLVVVDSMARLLPFTRAQAYGASKAAVHYFAKSMRVDLAPKGIQVLSVTPGFVKTPMTDANDFSMPMRVSVEEASAALRRGVAKGKSSIYFPRLFGWIMRFLNKLPAALQDRISKKMKEKDAQ, from the coding sequence ATGAAAATACTGATCACGGGCGCGACCTCAGGCATAGGGGCGCAGCTGGTTAAAGACTACAGTGCTGAAGGTCATGAGGTGATCGCCTGTGGCCGCTCTCAGGACAAGTTAGATACCTTAACTCAATCGGTGACCGGTGAGTTGTCGACTTTGCGTTTTGATGTGACGCAGGATTCAGAATGTGAATCTGCACTGCGAGGGCTAACTGGTTTAGACGTTGTCATTCTGAATGCGGGTGTCTGTGAATACATAGATGATGCTCAGCACTTTGAAGCCGCGCTGGTTAAACGGGTTTTTGACGCTAATTTTTTTGGTGTGGTCTATTGCGCCCAGGCTTTGCTTCCTCAACTAGAATCGGGTAGCAAACTGGTGGTTGTGGATAGCATGGCCCGGTTGCTTCCTTTCACCCGGGCTCAGGCTTATGGTGCCAGCAAAGCTGCAGTGCATTATTTTGCTAAAAGCATGCGTGTTGATTTAGCGCCTAAGGGCATTCAGGTACTGAGTGTAACTCCGGGTTTTGTAAAAACACCAATGACCGACGCCAATGATTTTTCCATGCCGATGCGGGTTAGCGTAGAAGAAGCTTCGGCTGCGCTTCGCCGGGGCGTTGCTAAAGGTAAATCCAGTATTTATTTCCCGCGGTTGTTTGGTTGGATCATGCGCTTTTTAAACAAGTTACCTGCCGCTTTACAGGACAGGATATCGAAAAAAATGAAAGAGAAGGACGCTCAATGA